GATTAGGGAAACCTGCGCCCACCCGAATCGCCCTATTTGCTCACCTTTGTGCGCAGTATGCAACCGGAAATTTCGTACACCGTTGCTTGTAAGTTCGGCGTTACTCGCGAAATGTCGTGTCTTGAGGCGATGGTTGTTAGACACTGCGGTGAAAAACAATCAAATTGACGGCAGTTTGCGTCATTGTTTGGCAGGGCAATGCCCGGGGTTCACGACCGGAACGACGATGCTCATACTGCCGGCTTCCCGTCCGACCTGTTCTCTCAATCAAAGTGAATATCGATGAGTCAAAGTGGTGTGATCACGTTCAAAGGCAATCCGATGACTCTCGCTGGCAGCGAATTGGCCATTGGTCAAGCTGCTCCAGACTTCAGCCTGCACTACGCCCACGAAGGTTTGAAAGAATTGAAGTTGGCTGATCTGAAGGGCAAACCTTCGATGATCAGCATCGTGCCAAGCTTGGATACTCCAACTTGCGCGACTCAAACCAAGAAATTCAACGAGCAAATCGGCGAACTCGGCGACAAGATCAACGCCGTGACGGTCAGCCGCGATTTGCCATTCGCTCAGGCTCGTTTCTGCGGTGCGGAAAATGTCGAAATGCGAACCGCGAGCGATTACCAAACGCACGCATTCGGTGAAGACTACGGAGTCGAAATCGAAGAGTTGAAATTGCTGAGCCGAGCCGTCATCGTTTTGGATGCCGAAGGCAAAGTGGTCTACAAGCAAGTCGTGGCAGAAGTCACCGAAGAACCTAACTACGACGGAGCCCTGCAGGCTCTCAAAGATTTGGTTGGTTGATCGAACCAAGGCCACAACAGACGACGTATGAGTCGCACGGTGATTGTCATCACGATGGCTTTCGCCGTTTCCGGCTCACACGGACAATTATGAATCTGACTTTACGCAAGGATCCCCTTCATTGTTGATCGACCGGCTTCGCAGCGCAGCGGTGTTGATTGCGATTGCGGTGGGATGCTTGTTCGTTGAT
This genomic window from Rhodopirellula bahusiensis contains:
- the tpx gene encoding thiol peroxidase produces the protein MSQSGVITFKGNPMTLAGSELAIGQAAPDFSLHYAHEGLKELKLADLKGKPSMISIVPSLDTPTCATQTKKFNEQIGELGDKINAVTVSRDLPFAQARFCGAENVEMRTASDYQTHAFGEDYGVEIEELKLLSRAVIVLDAEGKVVYKQVVAEVTEEPNYDGALQALKDLVG